A single genomic interval of Pirellulales bacterium harbors:
- a CDS encoding ATP-binding cassette domain-containing protein, producing MIEAVGLSKYYGDFAAIDDISFRINQGEVVAFLGPNGAGKSTTMKLLTGYLAPSAGKAIIAGHDMSVDRLAASARLGYLPENGPLYADMTPRSLLEFFADARGMSGARKKERIHAVVELCALGAVIGKAIGKLSKGYRQRVGMAQALLHEPDVLILDEPTAGLDPNQIREVRQTIRRLGQEKTILLSTHIMQEVEAIASRVIFISEGRKQFDGSPDELTREGRTLDEKFYELSAAAPV from the coding sequence ATGATCGAGGCCGTCGGGCTTTCGAAATATTACGGCGATTTTGCCGCCATCGACGACATTAGTTTCCGGATCAATCAAGGGGAAGTCGTCGCGTTTCTCGGTCCCAACGGGGCTGGAAAAAGCACCACCATGAAATTGCTCACCGGCTATTTGGCCCCTTCAGCCGGAAAGGCGATCATTGCCGGTCACGATATGTCGGTCGATCGACTTGCCGCGTCGGCCCGACTGGGCTACCTGCCGGAAAATGGGCCGCTTTATGCCGATATGACGCCTCGCAGTTTGCTCGAATTCTTCGCCGACGCTCGTGGCATGTCTGGCGCGCGGAAAAAAGAGCGGATTCACGCCGTGGTCGAGCTATGTGCATTGGGCGCCGTCATCGGCAAAGCCATCGGCAAACTGTCGAAAGGATATCGGCAGCGCGTCGGTATGGCTCAGGCGCTGCTCCACGAGCCGGATGTGCTGATTCTCGACGAACCGACCGCCGGCCTTGACCCCAACCAAATTCGCGAGGTCCGTCAAACGATCCGTCGACTCGGACAAGAAAAGACCATTCTGCTGTCGACTCACATCATGCAGGAAGTCGAAGCGATCGCCAGCCGAGTCATTTTCATCAGCGAGGGCAGAAAGCAATTCGACGGCTCTCCGGATGAATTAACTCGCGAAGGGCGAACGCTGGATGAAAAGTTTTATGAGTTGTCGGCTGCCGCGCCTGTTTGA
- a CDS encoding Gldg family protein, with protein sequence MNLKVIAAIFRRNFTSYFSNPTGYVFICVFVLLGSFAAFWPDEFFNANLANLDQLNKWFPYIMLVFIPAITMSIWADERRQGTDELLLTIPATDFDVVLGKYFAAVAIYTVSLLFSFICNLIVLRSLGSPDVGLFLGTYFGYWMVGLAMLAVGMVASFLTGNLTVAFILGVIFNAPLVFLNVIDTLVRRSTWTATAKGWSIGEQMSDFGRGVISLSSIIYFLMIAIVMLYLCMVLIGRRHWLGGKDGISVGPHYLVRALALVVLAAGASLVTQNYNVRADATQGRLNSVSPQTRKMIADLQPEHPVVIEAYLSPRVPEEFIQTRIDLLNLLKEFEKLSGGKIQAKIYSNVEPLTEEAQRAERQFGITPQQVFTETRGVLKQEPIFLGAAITCGLEKIVIPFFERGVSVEYELVRSIATFSQQERKRLGVVTTDVELFGGLDFSSFRQRPPERLIEELEKQYNVMRVDPNNPITDRYDVMLAVQPSSLTAVQMKNFCDAIRKGQPTAIFEDPMPIAMGAPGTGQPRRPRQPNMMMMGQQPPEPKGDIKQLWNLLGVELVEKTSHGVFGTRDKDYSVVWQNFKPLKFAGIDQITPEWVFVRKDAPGADQAFNANDPASAGLQELLLLYPGGISKRNAAATDFEPLVKTGKASGEIMVKDVMESQNDPRQIRQKEGLPTETSYVLAAHITGSPRTDSLDEVNDADGKEGVGDGDGDTEKPVTEKSATDNSAAEKPAAEKSGDQKPSASTTEGTAKSEQKKEGINVILVADIDMLHSEFFDLRARRMPDNPYQFESDNVPFVLNVLDVLAGDMRFVDLRNRRPLHRPLEAITEKTADARSEADATRREFEKSRDQQLAKLEDDYKNAQSTLQAEIDKLKKEGSVNPAILQQKAIEMSAKLSVDERRKNQEIERLRREAQTKIEEASIQLNNAIRKVQDRYKLGSVLFPPLLPLAVAFFVFFSRRAKEREGVSKSRLR encoded by the coding sequence ATGAATCTCAAAGTCATCGCCGCCATTTTTCGGCGCAACTTTACGAGCTATTTCAGCAATCCGACGGGCTACGTATTTATTTGCGTATTTGTGTTGCTCGGCTCTTTTGCCGCGTTTTGGCCGGACGAATTCTTTAACGCCAATCTGGCAAACCTCGATCAACTCAATAAGTGGTTTCCCTACATCATGTTGGTGTTTATTCCGGCAATTACGATGAGCATCTGGGCGGACGAGCGGCGGCAGGGAACCGATGAATTGCTGCTCACGATTCCAGCCACCGATTTCGACGTCGTGCTGGGAAAATACTTCGCCGCGGTTGCGATCTACACGGTGTCGCTACTGTTTTCGTTCATTTGCAATTTGATTGTCCTGCGCAGCTTAGGCTCGCCCGACGTGGGTTTGTTCCTGGGAACGTACTTTGGCTATTGGATGGTTGGGCTGGCAATGTTGGCGGTCGGCATGGTGGCCTCGTTTCTTACAGGCAATCTGACGGTGGCCTTCATTTTGGGCGTCATCTTCAATGCGCCGCTGGTCTTTTTGAATGTGATCGACACGCTGGTCCGCCGCTCGACCTGGACTGCGACTGCCAAGGGTTGGAGCATCGGCGAACAAATGTCGGACTTTGGCCGAGGCGTCATCAGCTTGTCGTCGATCATCTACTTCCTGATGATCGCAATCGTCATGCTGTATCTGTGCATGGTGCTGATCGGGCGTCGTCACTGGCTTGGCGGCAAAGACGGCATCTCCGTCGGGCCGCACTATTTGGTTCGCGCCTTGGCGCTCGTTGTGCTAGCCGCCGGCGCGAGTTTGGTCACTCAGAACTACAATGTCCGCGCCGACGCGACGCAGGGGCGTCTCAATTCGGTGTCGCCGCAAACGCGCAAAATGATCGCCGACTTGCAGCCCGAGCATCCGGTGGTGATCGAAGCCTACCTTAGTCCGCGCGTACCAGAAGAATTCATTCAAACCCGAATCGATTTGTTGAACTTGTTAAAAGAGTTCGAAAAGCTTTCCGGCGGCAAGATTCAGGCCAAGATCTATTCGAATGTTGAGCCGCTCACCGAAGAGGCTCAGCGCGCCGAACGACAATTCGGCATCACGCCTCAGCAGGTCTTCACCGAAACCCGCGGCGTGCTTAAGCAGGAGCCAATTTTCCTTGGGGCCGCGATTACCTGCGGCCTCGAGAAGATTGTCATTCCCTTCTTCGAACGTGGTGTTTCCGTCGAATACGAGCTGGTCCGCTCCATTGCCACCTTCAGCCAACAAGAGCGCAAACGCTTGGGAGTAGTGACGACCGATGTTGAATTGTTTGGCGGCCTCGATTTTTCGTCGTTTCGCCAGCGCCCGCCGGAGAGATTGATTGAGGAGTTAGAAAAGCAGTACAACGTGATGCGGGTCGATCCCAACAACCCGATTACCGATCGGTACGACGTGATGTTGGCGGTGCAACCGTCTTCGCTGACCGCCGTGCAAATGAAGAATTTTTGCGATGCGATTCGCAAGGGGCAGCCGACGGCGATCTTTGAGGATCCCATGCCGATTGCGATGGGCGCTCCTGGAACCGGCCAGCCGCGCCGCCCGCGCCAACCAAACATGATGATGATGGGCCAACAGCCGCCGGAGCCCAAAGGAGACATCAAGCAACTCTGGAATCTACTGGGCGTCGAACTGGTGGAAAAAACGAGCCACGGTGTGTTCGGCACGCGGGACAAGGACTATTCCGTGGTTTGGCAAAATTTCAAACCGTTGAAGTTCGCGGGCATCGACCAGATCACTCCCGAGTGGGTGTTTGTCCGCAAAGATGCGCCGGGGGCGGATCAAGCATTCAACGCAAACGACCCGGCCAGTGCCGGTTTGCAAGAACTATTGTTGTTGTATCCGGGCGGAATCAGCAAGCGAAATGCGGCCGCCACCGATTTTGAACCTCTGGTGAAAACTGGCAAGGCCAGCGGCGAAATCATGGTGAAGGACGTAATGGAATCGCAAAACGATCCGCGCCAAATCCGACAAAAGGAAGGGCTGCCGACGGAAACGTCTTATGTCTTGGCCGCCCATATTACCGGATCGCCGCGCACCGATAGTCTCGACGAAGTAAACGACGCGGACGGAAAAGAGGGTGTGGGAGATGGCGACGGCGACACCGAAAAACCAGTCACGGAGAAATCGGCCACGGATAATTCAGCGGCCGAGAAACCAGCGGCCGAGAAATCTGGCGACCAGAAGCCATCCGCCTCGACAACCGAAGGCACCGCCAAGTCGGAGCAGAAAAAGGAAGGCATCAACGTGATTTTGGTTGCCGATATCGACATGCTGCACTCCGAGTTTTTCGATCTCCGCGCTCGGCGCATGCCCGACAATCCGTACCAATTTGAGTCCGACAACGTGCCGTTCGTGTTGAATGTTCTCGACGTGCTGGCGGGCGATATGCGGTTTGTGGACCTGCGAAATCGACGCCCGCTCCATCGCCCGCTCGAGGCAATTACCGAGAAAACCGCCGATGCCCGGTCGGAAGCCGATGCGACTCGTCGCGAATTCGAAAAAAGCCGCGATCAGCAACTCGCCAAGCTCGAAGATGATTACAAGAATGCGCAATCAACCCTGCAGGCCGAAATTGACAAGCTCAAGAAAGAGGGCAGCGTCAATCCTGCCATCTTGCAACAAAAGGCCATTGAAATGTCCGCGAAATTGTCGGTGGACGAGCGCCGCAAGAATCAGGAAATCGAACGACTGCGCCGCGAAGCGCAAACCAAGATCGAAGAGGCAAGCATTCAATTGAATAACGCCATCCGCAAAGTACAGGATCGATACAAGCTCGGCAGCGTGCTGTTCCCGCCACTGTTACCGTTGGCGGTTGCATTTTTCGTGTTTTTCAGTCGCCGCGCGAAAGAAAGAGAAGGAGTCTCCAAATCGCGGCTGCGATAG